The genomic region ACTGGAGGCTGGCGTCTTGCAACCGGTCGAAGCCGAGACCTTGCGCGAGTCGGAGGTGGCGCGGCGCAAGGTGATCGACGTCGATGATTTCGACAAACAGGTGCTGGAGCTGGGCAAAGGCAAGGTCCGCTGATCCAGAGGAGCATGTGTCTCCACCAACGTGGGGCTCTTTACCCTGTGAAAAAGGAGCGCGGGAGCTTTATACTCTCGCGCCCGTTTTGCTCTTGAGGACTTATCTCGTGTCCAATGTCGTTGCCGATCATCTCGTCTTGCTCGACCACCTGCGCAGTATCCTGGTCGCCGTAGGTGAGGCCGAACAGGTTCCCGAAGAAAGCCATGCCTTGTTCCTGGAGCGCTTCGACGAACTGCGTGCGTTGCTGCCGGTCGATCCGATCGAAAGCCAATACCTGGGCCAGGACATTCTGTGCCAGGTCATCACCCGTTACCCGCAAATCGCCCACCTGGTGCCGCGCGACCTGCTGTGGTACTTCGCCGGTGACTGCCTGCATTACATGCCCGATGATGAAATCGACCTGTACCAGGCGCTGGAAGAACGCCGCTTCGAAGCCGAACAGAACGACGAACCGTTCGACTGGAATCAGGAAAAACAGCTGCTGGCGATGTCGAACCAGGACAGCAAGCACTGATCCCCGATCAGTCACGCAAAAGGCCCGCATGGTTGAACATGCGGGCCTTTTTTGTGGCATGCCGAGTGATGGGGTGGTTCAAAGTCAGCCTTCGCGGGCAAGCCTCGCTCCTACAATGCGAACACGAAACCAGCGAAGAGGCCTGTCAAAGCAACCCATCACTCTCCGGCAACTCATACGCTGCCGCGCCCTTGCCCAACGCACTTGGCTTGCCCGGCTTGCTCAAGGTCGGCTCCTTCTCCAGGCACTCCACCAGATAGTCGATGAACACCCGTAACTTGGGCGGCAGGTAGCGGGTAGGCGAATGCAGCAACCAGGCGCCTCCGTGGTAAGACGCCAGAAAGGTCCAGTCCGGCAATACCTGCACAATCAGCCCCTGCTCCAGCGCATAACGGGCGGTGAAGTACGGCAGGCTACCGATCCCGATGTGTTGCAATACCGCGCCCAATCGCACGCCCGTGTGATTGGCGGCGTAGCGTCCGCGCACGCCGACGGTCACGGCTTTGCTGCCTTTCTTGAACTTCCAGCGCGCATCGCTCGGGGTTTCGCCCAGATAGATGCAACTGTGATTGAGCAAGTCGTGGGGATGAGTCGGTGTGCCGTGCTCGGCCAGGTACTGTGGCGTGGCGCAGAGCAAATGGTCGATGGTCAGCAATTGACGCCCCACCAGTCCCGCAGGGGGCCGGTCGGTAATCCGGATGGCCAAGTCGACGTTGTCGTCGATCAAATCCACCTGGCGGTCCTCGAGCAACAACTCCACATCCACTTTGGGATAACGCCGCAGAAACTCCGGCATATGCGGATGAATCACGAATCGCCCCACAGCCTTGGGCACGCTGACGCGCACCAGCCCTTCCGCGTCCTGGGTGAACTGACCGCTGATTTCCATCACCGACTTCGCCGCGCTGACCATCTCCTGGCAGCGCTTGAACACCTCTTCGCCTCCGTCGCTCAGGCGTAGCTTGCGCGTGGTTCGTTGCAACAAACGCGTGGCGAGCGCCTTCTCCAGCCGCGAAATGCTGCGACTCACCGCCGAGGGGGAAGACCCCAGCTGACGCGCCGCTTCGGAGAAACTGCCGGTCTCGACAACCTTGACGAAAATCGCCATTTCACCGAGCAGCGGCAGAGGTAGATTTATGCTCACAGCGCAACAGTCCTTTGATGGTTGAATGGATTATCACGCAATTACACGGTTCATATAATAAAAATAGAAACTTTAATAAGGGCATGGAATATGACGCTTCGCCTCTTCTTCCATAGTGATGACCTCAAGGCCAATGTGGAAGTCCTGGATTGCACGCCCTATGAGAACGAGTTCGCCGTGGTGCTGCGCGCCACACTGTTTCACCCTCAGGGCGGCGGGCAACCCTGTGATACCGGCTGGATCGGCGAAAGCCAGGTGCTGCGCGTGGTTCAGGAACCGGACCGGATCATCCATTTCGTCGACCACCCGGTAAAACTCGGCATGATCCAGATTCGAGTCGACGAGCAACGCCGCCAGTTCAATACGCGCATGCATTCGGCGGGACACCTGATTGGTCATTTCGTCCAGGCCCTGGGCTGGATGCCGATCAAGGCTCATCACTGGCCGGATGAAGGACGTGTGCAATTCAAACCGGGCGATGGCGCACAGGAGGTTGATGCCCAGACGATTCAATACGGCATCAAGCAATGGATCGCC from Pseudomonas sp. GGS8 harbors:
- a CDS encoding PA2817 family protein, whose amino-acid sequence is MSNVVADHLVLLDHLRSILVAVGEAEQVPEESHALFLERFDELRALLPVDPIESQYLGQDILCQVITRYPQIAHLVPRDLLWYFAGDCLHYMPDDEIDLYQALEERRFEAEQNDEPFDWNQEKQLLAMSNQDSKH
- a CDS encoding alanyl-tRNA editing protein produces the protein MTLRLFFHSDDLKANVEVLDCTPYENEFAVVLRATLFHPQGGGQPCDTGWIGESQVLRVVQEPDRIIHFVDHPVKLGMIQIRVDEQRRQFNTRMHSAGHLIGHFVQALGWMPIKAHHWPDEGRVQFKPGDGAQEVDAQTIQYGIKQWIAHDLPRLTSLREGAREIGFGDLPAYGCGGTHVRSLKDLGMVTIASLSQKKGTLSVHYLVD
- a CDS encoding LysR family transcriptional regulator, which encodes MSINLPLPLLGEMAIFVKVVETGSFSEAARQLGSSPSAVSRSISRLEKALATRLLQRTTRKLRLSDGGEEVFKRCQEMVSAAKSVMEISGQFTQDAEGLVRVSVPKAVGRFVIHPHMPEFLRRYPKVDVELLLEDRQVDLIDDNVDLAIRITDRPPAGLVGRQLLTIDHLLCATPQYLAEHGTPTHPHDLLNHSCIYLGETPSDARWKFKKGSKAVTVGVRGRYAANHTGVRLGAVLQHIGIGSLPYFTARYALEQGLIVQVLPDWTFLASYHGGAWLLHSPTRYLPPKLRVFIDYLVECLEKEPTLSKPGKPSALGKGAAAYELPESDGLL